In a genomic window of Pleurocapsa sp. PCC 7319:
- a CDS encoding nitrile hydratase accessory protein has product MQLRFEYFAATSLLGSEESPPRNNGELKFDRDWEGLAFGMALALAKKGHYEWEDFRQELIASIEEWESEHDRDDPSWDYYQRWAIALEQMAIEAELVEAKELELRTAELINCKQDEK; this is encoded by the coding sequence ATGCAATTAAGATTTGAATATTTTGCTGCAACTAGCTTACTAGGTAGCGAAGAATCACCACCAAGAAATAATGGCGAACTAAAATTTGACCGCGACTGGGAAGGGTTAGCTTTTGGTATGGCTTTGGCTTTAGCTAAAAAAGGTCATTATGAGTGGGAAGACTTTCGCCAAGAGCTAATCGCTTCGATTGAGGAATGGGAATCAGAACATGATCGTGACGATCCTAGTTGGGATTATTATCAACGTTGGGCGATCGCTTTAGAACAGATGGCAATTGAAGCGGAATTGGTTGAAGCTAAGGAATTAGAATTGCGCACTGCCGAGTTAATTAACTGTAAACAAGATGAGAAGTAA
- the nthA gene encoding nitrile hydratase subunit alpha, whose product MTQYDGFSYDSDREIYSAARVRALESLLIEKSIISSETVNQVLNYFETEMGPFNGAKIVAKAWTDAEFKAKLLEDCNAAISDIGLPVGMSGAEGEHMKVVENTAEVHNIVICTLCSCYPWPTLGLPPYWFKDPTFRARAAREPRAVLKEFGVELPEDTEIRLWDSSAQIRWFVLPQQPEGTKGMSEEKLAALITPEAMMGVALVDSPTAA is encoded by the coding sequence ATGACTCAATACGACGGCTTTAGTTACGATAGCGATCGCGAAATATATAGTGCTGCTCGCGTTCGCGCTTTAGAATCTCTACTAATAGAAAAAAGTATTATCTCTAGCGAAACCGTTAATCAAGTTCTCAACTACTTTGAAACAGAAATGGGTCCTTTTAACGGGGCAAAAATTGTGGCAAAAGCTTGGACTGACGCGGAATTCAAAGCCAAACTATTGGAAGATTGTAATGCTGCCATCTCCGATATTGGACTACCTGTGGGAATGTCTGGTGCAGAGGGAGAACACATGAAGGTAGTTGAAAATACTGCTGAAGTGCATAACATCGTAATTTGTACTCTTTGTTCCTGCTATCCTTGGCCTACCTTGGGTTTACCTCCTTATTGGTTCAAAGATCCTACATTTCGTGCCAGAGCTGCTAGAGAACCGAGAGCAGTACTGAAAGAATTTGGGGTGGAATTGCCTGAAGATACTGAAATACGACTTTGGGATAGCAGCGCGCAGATTCGTTGGTTTGTGCTGCCTCAACAACCCGAAGGAACAAAAGGCATGAGCGAAGAGAAATTAGCTGCATTAATTACTCCAGAAGCCATGATGGGCGTAGCTTTAGTTGACTCCCCTACCGCTGCTTAA
- the nthB gene encoding nitrile hydratase subunit beta yields MKLQHNLAGLENLGEIDFQKRVFIVPWEERIFGIHVAMMALSNHLETDSVPDYSLSTVPTTFKSFWSWAHLRQGAEAMNPFDYFKFRYYEKWLGGISGFFIDEGYITVEELDAKTALYLEDGNLSNAPLPSKPEPAIDKQVIKYLREGDSPQRDVAVKPKFAVGDRIRVKSIPPTEHTRLPGNLQGKIGTIDVVYDSPYTYFFPTTDGLGEPMPVYNVKFEASELWGEMAEPNNIYYNDLFETYLEKDEG; encoded by the coding sequence ATGAAACTTCAGCATAATCTAGCAGGACTAGAAAATCTAGGAGAAATAGATTTCCAAAAACGAGTATTTATCGTTCCTTGGGAAGAACGGATTTTTGGTATTCATGTGGCGATGATGGCATTAAGTAACCATTTAGAAACCGATTCCGTCCCCGATTATTCTTTAAGTACAGTCCCTACTACTTTCAAAAGTTTTTGGAGTTGGGCGCATCTACGTCAGGGTGCAGAGGCGATGAACCCTTTTGACTATTTTAAATTTCGTTATTACGAAAAATGGCTAGGGGGTATTTCTGGTTTTTTTATTGATGAAGGATATATTACGGTCGAAGAACTAGACGCTAAGACTGCACTCTACTTAGAAGATGGCAATTTAAGCAATGCACCCTTACCCAGTAAACCCGAACCTGCAATCGACAAACAAGTAATTAAATATCTCAGAGAAGGTGATTCACCTCAAAGAGATGTTGCAGTTAAGCCTAAATTTGCTGTAGGTGATCGCATTCGTGTAAAAAGTATTCCACCCACAGAACATACTCGTCTACCAGGAAATCTTCAGGGAAAAATCGGCACAATTGATGTGGTTTACGACTCACCCTACACATATTTTTTTCCTACGACAGATGGTTTAGGTGAACCGATGCCTGTATACAACGTCAAGTTTGAAGCCAGCGAATTATGGGGAGAGATGGCAGAACCCAATAATATTTACTACAACGATTTATTTGAAACGTATCTGGAAAAGGATGAGGGATGA
- a CDS encoding formylglycine-generating enzyme family protein, producing the protein MKRRNLIKLTGYGGVGLVTALRGTHSNATVPDANLSNLPSFDFSTIKVNQKGQEKERTYHNARLHIESLGEFQALTMVSIPKGKFIMGATAKEKYSSDRERPLHQVTVANFLLGEYPITQAQWRKVAKFPRVKRELKLNPSHFKGDSLPVESISWFEAMEFCDLLSAQTGKRYRLPSEAEWEYACRGNTQTPFAYGETLTSQLADYASTFAYAAETVIAYRGGTTKVGNFMPNAFGLYDLHGNVREWCADPWHENYYGAPSNGKAWNRGGNHAWRTLRGGSWANKPSHCRSAHRSGYPVDSLNRALGFRVAISL; encoded by the coding sequence GTGAAAAGACGTAACCTTATTAAATTGACGGGCTATGGAGGAGTAGGTTTGGTAACAGCACTTCGAGGAACTCACTCTAACGCCACCGTGCCTGATGCTAATTTATCAAATCTGCCCAGCTTTGATTTTTCAACTATTAAAGTAAATCAAAAAGGACAAGAAAAAGAAAGAACTTATCATAATGCCAGACTGCATATAGAAAGTTTGGGCGAATTCCAAGCTCTAACCATGGTGTCTATACCTAAGGGGAAATTTATCATGGGTGCGACAGCTAAAGAAAAATATAGCAGCGATCGCGAACGTCCCTTACATCAAGTTACAGTTGCCAACTTTTTACTCGGTGAATATCCCATAACTCAAGCACAGTGGCGTAAGGTAGCAAAATTTCCTAGAGTCAAACGAGAGCTTAAACTTAATCCTTCTCACTTCAAAGGTGACAGCCTCCCCGTAGAAAGTATTTCTTGGTTTGAGGCAATGGAGTTTTGCGATCTCCTGTCGGCTCAGACAGGGAAGAGATATCGCTTGCCGAGCGAAGCTGAGTGGGAATATGCCTGTCGAGGAAATACTCAAACACCCTTTGCCTATGGAGAGACTTTAACCAGTCAATTAGCTGACTATGCTTCTACTTTTGCTTATGCTGCGGAAACAGTAATTGCTTATCGTGGTGGAACAACCAAAGTAGGTAATTTTATGCCTAACGCCTTTGGTTTATACGACTTACATGGCAACGTTCGAGAATGGTGTGCCGATCCGTGGCACGAAAACTATTACGGCGCACCGAGTAATGGCAAGGCATGGAATAGGGGAGGTAATCATGCATGGCGTACTCTTCGGGGTGGCTCTTGGGCCAATAAACCATCCCACTGTCGTTCGGCGCACCGTTCTGGCTATCCAGTCGATTCTTTAAATCGGGCGCTCGGATTTCGCGTAGCCATAAGTTTGTAA